The following coding sequences are from one Lycium ferocissimum isolate CSIRO_LF1 chromosome 3, AGI_CSIRO_Lferr_CH_V1, whole genome shotgun sequence window:
- the LOC132050360 gene encoding protein NRT1/ PTR FAMILY 3.1-like, with protein sequence MNPPLKSHSSRERTRKETTYFQMKTISSNRSDKFTWVVEQELVVQQNGEKKEEDEKNETIENEKKNLGGIRTMPFILANEVCDRFVGAGFHSNLITYLTQVLNVPLVKASNTLANFSGVSNFTPLIGAFVADSFAGRFWTIIVGSIIYEMGLVSITVSAIMPQLRPPPCPTQENCKEASNSQLWVLYICLLLTSIGTGGLRPCVVTFAADQLDMRKSKVESRRWNFYNLFYFCVTMATLTALTVVVYIQDNVNWGWGLGLLTIAMALSVIAFVIGSPFYRKVKPGGSPFVRLTQVIVASVRKRKVVVPADARLLYENKELDTAISYDGRLLHTNHFKCLDRAAVVTDDDMKESHQPNLWRLATVHRIEELKCILRMFPIWVAGILHFASHSHVSSFTIQQARSMDRHLSHRFQIPPASMAIFSVLTVLIGLVLYERFFVPFARRFTGHKSGITCLQRMGIGYAINILATATAALAEIKRKKAAADHNLLDHPASVIPISVFWLVPQYCLHGVAEVFMNVGHLEFLIEQFPESMRSTGAALNSLASSFGNYLGTFIVTLVHSNTGKERNWLPDRNLNRGRLENFYWLMAGLQVLNFVYYLICASLYTYKPLEELIESCKGTDVELAHDTTTS encoded by the exons ATGAATCCGCCTCTGAAATCCCATTCAAGTAGGGAGAGAACCAGAAAAGAGACCACATACTTCCAAATGAAAACAATTTCCAGCAATAGATCAGACAAATTTACATGG GTGGTGGAGCAAGAGCTGGTTGTTCAACAAAATGGcgagaaaaaggaagaagatgagAAGAATGAGACAATTGAAAACGAAAAGAAGAATCTTGGAGGAATAAGAACAATGCCCTTTATACTTG CTAATGAAGTATGTGACAGATTTGTGGGCGCTGGATTTCATAGTAACCTGATAACATACCTAACACAGGTGCTAAATGTGCCTCTGGTAAAGGCATCCAACACCCTAGCAAACTTTAGTGGCGTTTCCAATTTCACTCCACTTATTGGTGCTTTTGTTGCTGACTCATTTGCTGGCCGATTTTGGACAATTATTGTTGGCTCCATAATATATGAGATG GGATTGGTCAGCATCACTGTCTCAGCAATCATGCCACAACTCCGTCCTCCGCCATGTCCGACTCAGGAGAACTGCAAAGAAGCTTCGAATTCACAACTTTGGGTGCTCTACATTTGTCTCCTCTTGACATCTATTGGTACAGGAGGTCTTAGACCTTGTGTAGTTACCTTTGCTGCCGACCAGTTGGACATGAGGAAATCTAAAGTAGAATCGCGAAGGTGGAACTTCTATAATCTGTTCTACTTCTGTGTGACAATGGCTACGCTAACTGCACTAACTGTTGTTGTTTATATCCAAGACAACGTAAACTGGGGATGGGGTCTTGGACTTCTAACCATTGCCATGGCCCTTTCAGTTATCGCTTTCGTTATTGGATCACCATTTTACAGAAAAGTAAAACCAGGAGGAAGTCCATTTGTCAGATTGACACAGGTCATTGTTGCCTCGGTGAGGAAGAGAAAAGTTGTTGTTCCAGCCGATGCTCGTCTCTTATATGAGAACAAAGAGCTCGATACTGCTATCTCATACGATGGAAGGCTTTTGCACACTAATCATTTCAA GTGCCTTGATCGAGCAGCTGTAGTAACTGATGATGACATGAAAGAGTCACACCAGCCAAATTTGTGGAGGCTAGCTACCGTTCATAGAATAGAAGAGTTGAAGTGCATCCTAAGGATGTTTCCAATTTGGGTTGCTGGGATATTACATTTTGCTTCACATTCACATGTAAGCAGCTTTACAATCCAACAGGCACGCAGTATGGATCGTCATTTGTCTCATAGGTTCCAAATACCTCCAGCCAGCATGGCTATTTTTAGCGTCTTAACGGTTCTCATTGGCCTTGTGCTATACGAGCGGTTCTTTGTTCCTTTTGCTCGTCGGTTCACAG GACACAAATCAGGCATTACTTGCTTGCAGCGAATGGGCATTGGATACGCGATCAACATTCTTGCTACTGCAACTGCAGCACTTGCTGAGATTAAGCGTAAAAAAGCGGCTGCAGATCATAACTTACTGGACCATCCAGCCTCCGTCATTCCGATTAGCGTCTTCTGGTTGGTTCCACAGTATTGCCTCCACGGAGTAGCTGAAGTGTTCATGAACGTCGGGCACCTTGAATTTCTGATTGAGCAATTCCCGGAAAGCATGAGAAGCACTGGAGCCGCGCTTAATTCGTTAGCCTCGTCTTTTGGAAATTACTTAGGCACATTTATAGTAACTCTAGTTCATAGTAATActggaaaagaaaggaattgGTTACCTGATAGGAATCTCAACAGGGGAAGACTGGAAAACTTTTACTGGCTTATGGCTGGATTACAGGTActaaattttgtatattatctTATATGTgcatcattatatacatacaaacCCTTGGAAGAGCTTATTGAAAGCTGCAAGGGAACAGATGTGGAATTAGCTCATGATACCACAACTTCATGA